Proteins encoded together in one Microbacterium sp. ABRD28 window:
- a CDS encoding cyclase family protein — MIHDLSHVVSDGMPVYPGDPEVHVEAGLTIAADGVDVARLTMGSHTGTHVDAPSHTVPGGRTMASVGLDELVGDAIVFRVRVGEGETYGWAELDPRGDLPETLPSIALISTGWDAFFTDDRRRLRHPALDPAAARILIDRGVHVIAVDTLSPDPTGGADFPVHDVVLGSDHLIVENVRGVAALPDRVRVGFFPLRISGDGAPVRAVALT, encoded by the coding sequence GTGATCCACGATCTCAGCCATGTCGTCTCCGACGGGATGCCGGTGTACCCGGGTGATCCCGAGGTGCACGTCGAGGCCGGGCTGACCATCGCGGCGGACGGGGTCGATGTCGCTCGGCTGACCATGGGTTCGCACACGGGCACGCACGTCGACGCGCCCTCGCACACCGTCCCGGGCGGACGGACGATGGCGTCGGTGGGTCTCGACGAGCTCGTGGGCGACGCCATCGTGTTCCGGGTCCGGGTCGGCGAGGGCGAGACCTACGGCTGGGCCGAACTCGACCCGCGGGGAGATCTGCCGGAGACGCTGCCCTCGATCGCCCTGATCAGCACCGGCTGGGACGCCTTCTTCACCGATGATCGGCGGCGCCTGCGGCATCCGGCCCTCGATCCCGCTGCCGCGCGGATTCTCATCGACCGCGGTGTTCACGTCATCGCCGTCGACACCCTGAGCCCCGACCCGACGGGCGGTGCCGACTTCCCCGTGCACGACGTCGTCCTCGGCTCCGATCACCTCATCGTCGAGAATGTCCGCGGGGTCGCGGCGCTGCCCGATCGCGTGCGCGTGGGGTTCTTCCCGCTGAGGATCTCCGGCGACGGTGCGCCGGTGCGCGCGGTCGCCTTAACCTGA
- a CDS encoding FAD-dependent oxidoreductase: protein MTRRHRVVVIGGGNGGLSVAGRLVRRGVSDIAVIEPRSEHVYKPLLSHVAGGTARLHETLRPQGEVTPRGVAWIQDAASDIDPERSTVTLGSGEVIGYDHLIVSAGVQHDWTQVPGLSAALTTPNVVSNYEPDLAGKASVALRDLRRGTAVFVQPPGPASCAGAGQKPMYQACDYWRRIGVLDDIRVILVLPTPTMFGIPEIDAELERVVARYGIEVRYSTELAIVDGDQRHVTLESHGTRERIDYDVLAVEPSQSAPDWLKATPLSAESDPGGFVAVDAETLRHPRWPNVWSLGDAADTTNSKSGGALRKQSYVLAKNLAAVIAGRRPTARYDGYSVCPFTVSRSTVVFAEFDDRGGLKPTIPFWRSMYRENRLSWIFDRRILPWLYWHAILPGRL from the coding sequence ACATCGCCGTCATCGAGCCCCGCAGCGAGCACGTCTACAAGCCGCTGCTCTCGCACGTCGCGGGCGGGACGGCGCGACTTCACGAGACGCTGCGTCCGCAGGGTGAGGTGACCCCGCGCGGAGTCGCCTGGATCCAGGATGCTGCGAGCGACATCGATCCGGAACGCTCGACGGTGACCCTCGGCAGCGGCGAGGTCATCGGATACGACCACCTCATCGTCAGCGCCGGCGTGCAGCACGACTGGACGCAGGTGCCGGGGTTGTCTGCGGCGCTGACCACTCCGAACGTGGTGTCGAACTACGAGCCCGATCTCGCGGGGAAGGCGAGCGTGGCTCTGCGCGATCTCCGGCGCGGCACCGCGGTCTTCGTCCAGCCACCCGGCCCCGCCTCCTGCGCGGGGGCCGGGCAGAAGCCGATGTACCAGGCGTGCGACTACTGGCGTCGCATCGGCGTGCTCGACGACATCCGCGTCATCCTCGTCCTTCCCACTCCGACGATGTTCGGGATTCCCGAGATCGACGCCGAGCTGGAGCGGGTCGTCGCCCGGTACGGCATCGAGGTGCGCTACTCGACCGAGCTGGCGATCGTCGACGGTGATCAGCGTCACGTCACCCTCGAGTCGCACGGGACGCGGGAGAGGATCGATTACGACGTGCTGGCGGTCGAACCGTCCCAGTCGGCACCCGATTGGCTCAAAGCGACGCCGCTGTCCGCGGAATCCGACCCGGGCGGATTCGTCGCCGTCGACGCCGAGACACTCCGGCACCCCCGATGGCCGAATGTCTGGAGTCTGGGCGATGCCGCGGACACGACGAATTCGAAGTCGGGTGGGGCCCTGCGCAAGCAGAGTTACGTGCTGGCGAAGAACCTCGCCGCCGTGATCGCCGGGCGTCGCCCGACGGCGCGCTACGACGGGTACTCGGTCTGCCCGTTCACCGTCTCCCGCTCGACGGTCGTCTTCGCGGAGTTCGATGATCGCGGGGGGCTCAAGCCGACGATCCCCTTCTGGCGGTCGATGTACCGCGAGAACCGGCTGTCGTGGATCTTCGACCGACGCATCCTCCCCTGGCTGTACTGGCACGCCATCCTGCCGGGTCGGCTCTGA
- a CDS encoding PadR family transcriptional regulator — protein MSNSFFGEAFSGRGGSASGWPMSNIAEAMDQLRSAFEKGVGSGSAPRMNRGDVRTAVLTLLLERPMHGYQIIQLIEERSGGSWKPSAGSVYPTLQLLADEGLIEATEADGRKTYSLTEGGIAEAEAAAERGAPWESGGASHRESPRMTALPKAGLDLAQAAAQVARSGSSAQVEEAVAVLEDARRRLYSILAQS, from the coding sequence ATGAGCAACTCATTCTTCGGCGAAGCATTCTCGGGGCGCGGCGGGTCGGCGTCGGGATGGCCGATGTCGAACATCGCGGAGGCCATGGACCAGTTGCGCTCCGCCTTCGAGAAGGGCGTCGGCAGCGGGTCCGCGCCGCGGATGAACCGAGGCGACGTGCGCACGGCCGTCCTCACCCTTCTGCTGGAGCGCCCCATGCACGGCTACCAGATCATCCAGCTCATCGAGGAACGCAGCGGCGGCAGCTGGAAGCCCAGCGCCGGCTCGGTCTACCCCACGCTCCAGCTCCTCGCTGACGAAGGCCTGATCGAGGCCACGGAAGCGGATGGGCGCAAGACCTACAGCCTGACCGAGGGCGGAATCGCCGAGGCCGAGGCCGCCGCCGAACGCGGAGCGCCCTGGGAGTCCGGCGGGGCGTCGCACCGTGAGTCGCCGCGCATGACGGCTCTCCCTAAGGCTGGTCTCGATCTGGCACAGGCCGCGGCACAGGTGGCGCGCTCCGGCTCGTCGGCTCAGGTGGAAGAGGCTGTCGCCGTCCTCGAGGACGCGCGCCGTAGGCTCTACTCCATCCTCGCCCAGAGCTGA
- the speB gene encoding agmatinase, translated as MQPSSSSTPRGPVDASVVPRFAGIATFARLPTLDEVGRADVAVVGVPFDSGVSYRPGARFGPAHVREASRLLRPYNPAQDVFPFGAQQVADAGDIAANPFDIDAAVTEIAAAARKLGERATRLVTIGGDHTIALPLLRAVSERHGPVAVIHFDAHLDTWDTYFGAPTTHGTPFRRASEEGLIDLTASMHVGIRGPLYDKSDLSDDERLGFAIVTTDEIERDGVARAIERIRTRVAGAPVYLSIDIDVLDPAHAPGTGTPEAGGLTSRELLTIIRSLSDLPIVGADVVEVAPAYDHAQITAVAASHTLFELLSAMAPKGANA; from the coding sequence ATGCAACCCTCTTCTTCCTCGACACCGCGTGGCCCGGTGGATGCGAGCGTCGTCCCTCGATTCGCAGGCATCGCCACCTTCGCGCGCCTGCCGACCCTCGACGAGGTCGGACGCGCGGACGTCGCTGTCGTGGGCGTGCCCTTCGACAGCGGGGTCAGCTACCGGCCGGGCGCGCGCTTCGGACCCGCGCATGTGCGCGAGGCCTCGCGACTGCTGCGTCCGTACAACCCCGCCCAGGACGTCTTCCCCTTCGGGGCTCAGCAGGTCGCCGACGCCGGCGACATCGCCGCCAACCCGTTCGACATCGACGCAGCGGTGACCGAGATCGCCGCGGCCGCGAGGAAGCTCGGCGAGCGGGCCACGCGCCTGGTCACGATCGGCGGCGACCACACGATCGCCCTGCCGCTGCTGCGAGCGGTCAGCGAGCGCCACGGCCCGGTCGCCGTCATCCACTTCGATGCGCACCTCGACACCTGGGACACCTACTTCGGCGCGCCGACCACCCACGGCACACCGTTCCGGCGGGCGTCGGAGGAGGGGCTGATCGATCTCACCGCCAGCATGCACGTCGGCATCCGCGGACCGCTGTACGACAAGAGCGACCTCAGCGACGACGAGCGGCTCGGTTTCGCCATCGTGACGACCGACGAGATCGAGCGCGACGGCGTGGCGCGTGCGATCGAGCGGATCCGCACCCGCGTCGCCGGTGCGCCGGTCTATCTGTCGATCGACATCGACGTCCTCGACCCCGCGCACGCCCCCGGTACCGGCACCCCCGAGGCCGGAGGGCTCACCAGCCGCGAGCTCCTCACCATCATCCGCAGTCTCAGCGATCTGCCGATCGTCGGCGCCGACGTCGTCGAGGTCGCACCGGCATACGACCACGCGCAGATCACCGCGGTCGCGGCCAGCCACACCCTCTTTGAGCTGCTCAGCGCGATGGCTCCGAAGGGGGCGAACGCATGA
- a CDS encoding cytosine permease, which translates to MMSLYTRLDRRLQSQSDDAGPVRGDYSLGRILMIWLAANLVVTTLLTGTLFVPEVGFGTVIGLIVGGTILGAAVLVTVGAIGTRTGLPTMALTRGPFGTRGSLLPVAANVVILMGWSWVQAMLAGLALNYIVAAVTGFSSPVLFAVICQTIVVVLAIFGHAGVARVEPWFAAVILAIAVYIFAVAFATFSPAEFAAIPAPQVPFYTPGLVFDVVLATAISWTVLSADFNRFARSTRAGVIGAGVGYTLSTVIAMSLGATAIGYVVLSGGEAIPFDPATVVEPFGALFAVAIFLSVMATNTMVVYGMVTTVVNAVPGSRLRFLPAALALGVISIIGATFFGLLDQFTTFLVTISALFAPVFAIMIVDYYVIKRGDYDGDILRPNGGRFWYTGGVNLLAVAAWAVGAVLAYVWAYVWPLPFGATVPAFVVTFLLYLLVSLRTRRSGPFAPERHLAESRMD; encoded by the coding sequence ATGATGTCGCTCTACACCCGCCTCGATCGCCGTCTGCAGTCCCAGTCCGATGACGCCGGGCCCGTCCGAGGGGACTATTCGCTCGGTCGCATCCTGATGATCTGGCTCGCTGCCAACCTCGTCGTGACCACCCTGCTCACAGGAACGCTGTTCGTTCCCGAGGTCGGCTTCGGCACCGTCATCGGCCTGATCGTCGGGGGAACGATCCTCGGCGCCGCGGTGCTCGTGACGGTGGGTGCGATCGGAACCCGCACGGGACTGCCGACGATGGCGCTCACACGGGGCCCGTTCGGCACGCGCGGCAGCCTTCTCCCGGTGGCCGCCAACGTCGTGATCCTCATGGGGTGGAGCTGGGTGCAGGCGATGCTCGCCGGACTGGCCCTGAACTACATCGTCGCAGCGGTGACGGGGTTCTCCAGCCCCGTGCTCTTCGCCGTGATCTGCCAGACGATCGTCGTCGTCCTCGCGATCTTCGGTCATGCGGGGGTGGCACGGGTGGAGCCGTGGTTCGCAGCGGTCATCCTCGCCATCGCGGTCTACATCTTCGCCGTCGCGTTCGCGACCTTCAGCCCGGCGGAGTTCGCCGCCATCCCGGCTCCTCAGGTGCCGTTCTACACGCCCGGTCTCGTCTTCGACGTGGTGCTCGCCACCGCCATCTCGTGGACGGTGCTCTCAGCCGACTTCAACCGCTTCGCACGCTCGACCCGCGCCGGTGTCATCGGCGCGGGCGTGGGCTACACCCTTTCGACCGTCATCGCGATGTCGCTCGGAGCGACGGCGATCGGATATGTGGTCCTCAGCGGTGGTGAGGCGATCCCGTTCGATCCCGCGACCGTCGTGGAACCCTTCGGCGCCCTGTTCGCGGTGGCCATCTTCCTCTCCGTCATGGCGACGAACACGATGGTGGTCTACGGAATGGTGACCACGGTGGTCAACGCCGTACCGGGGTCACGGTTACGGTTCCTTCCCGCCGCCCTCGCGCTGGGTGTCATCTCGATCATCGGTGCGACGTTCTTCGGGCTGCTGGATCAGTTCACGACCTTCCTCGTGACGATCAGCGCGCTGTTCGCACCGGTCTTCGCGATCATGATCGTCGACTACTACGTCATCAAGCGGGGTGACTACGACGGCGACATCCTCCGGCCGAACGGCGGCCGCTTCTGGTACACCGGGGGTGTCAACCTCCTGGCTGTGGCAGCCTGGGCAGTCGGTGCGGTCCTCGCCTATGTGTGGGCCTACGTCTGGCCGCTGCCGTTCGGAGCGACCGTGCCCGCCTTCGTCGTCACCTTCCTGCTCTACCTTCTGGTCTCCCTTCGCACCCGCCGGAGCGGACCGTTCGCGCCGGAACGCCATCTCGCTGAGAGTCGGATGGACTGA
- a CDS encoding NADH:flavin oxidoreductase/NADH oxidase — protein sequence MTSPLFSPLTVRGITLANRIVMAPMCQYSADPDGPDVGAPNDWHVQHYGSRSLGRPGLIIVEATAVSAEGRISAYDLGIWNDTQVAAHRRLTRFFRDNGVAAGIQLAHAGRKASSPRPFDGPFGSDEPAADWQPVAPSAVAFAPGKQVPTALDRAGIDEVIGQFAAAAERAREAGYDVIEIHAAHGYLLHEFLSPVSNTRTDEYGGSFENRVRLLEQVTDAVRQAVGDQTPIFVRISATDWVEPAGWTADDSVRLAGLLRERGVDVVHVSTGGNVADARIPVGPGYQVPFSRRIRQEAQVLTAAVGLIRDPEQAEEILDAGDADLVALAREFLLDPLWPVTAARHLGEEWSLAPQYERAEILARRDARTSV from the coding sequence GTGACATCCCCCCTGTTCAGCCCGCTCACCGTGCGCGGCATCACCCTGGCCAACCGGATCGTGATGGCGCCCATGTGCCAGTACTCCGCCGACCCCGACGGACCCGACGTCGGCGCACCGAACGACTGGCACGTTCAGCACTACGGTTCCCGGTCACTCGGGCGCCCCGGCCTCATCATCGTCGAAGCGACCGCGGTCAGCGCCGAGGGTCGCATCTCGGCCTACGACCTGGGCATCTGGAACGACACGCAGGTGGCCGCACACCGCCGGCTCACCCGGTTCTTCCGCGACAACGGCGTGGCCGCCGGGATCCAGCTCGCCCACGCCGGGCGGAAGGCGAGTTCACCGCGACCGTTCGACGGCCCGTTCGGGAGTGACGAGCCTGCCGCCGACTGGCAGCCGGTCGCCCCGAGCGCCGTGGCGTTCGCGCCCGGCAAGCAGGTTCCGACGGCGCTGGACCGTGCGGGAATCGACGAGGTCATCGGGCAGTTCGCCGCCGCTGCGGAACGTGCGCGTGAGGCCGGCTACGACGTCATCGAGATCCACGCCGCCCACGGGTATCTGCTGCACGAGTTCCTCTCGCCCGTGTCGAACACCCGCACCGACGAGTACGGCGGCTCTTTCGAGAACCGCGTGCGGCTCCTCGAGCAGGTGACGGATGCGGTGCGGCAGGCGGTCGGCGACCAGACGCCGATCTTCGTGAGGATCTCGGCCACCGACTGGGTGGAACCGGCCGGCTGGACGGCGGATGACAGCGTGCGGCTCGCCGGCCTGCTTCGAGAGCGCGGCGTGGACGTCGTGCACGTCTCGACGGGCGGCAACGTCGCCGACGCGCGGATCCCCGTCGGACCGGGGTATCAGGTGCCGTTCTCCCGCCGCATCCGGCAGGAGGCCCAGGTGCTCACGGCGGCCGTGGGTCTGATCCGCGACCCCGAACAGGCCGAGGAGATCCTCGATGCCGGAGACGCCGACCTCGTCGCGCTCGCGCGGGAGTTCCTTCTCGACCCCCTCTGGCCCGTGACCGCCGCGCGCCACCTGGGGGAGGAGTGGTCGCTCGCGCCGCAGTACGAGCGGGCGGAGATCCTCGCGCGACGGGACGCACGCACATCGGTCTGA
- a CDS encoding XRE family transcriptional regulator, translating to MRAIHPAAEEKVAPIGAKLRAARTAQGMSLAQVATTTGLSKGFLSRVERDETSPSVSTLVQLCQVLSLPMGALFAEPEVQRVTWDDAPRVNLGGVHVDDRLLSPRSEQRVQLLRSELAADAHGGRELYTINCDVEVVHVVTGRMTVRFADRTVSLSPGDALTFPGREPHTWEVDGGAPAVVLWVIVPAPWSGSA from the coding sequence GTGAGGGCGATCCATCCGGCGGCCGAAGAGAAGGTGGCCCCCATCGGCGCGAAGCTGCGCGCCGCTCGCACTGCGCAGGGCATGTCGCTCGCGCAGGTGGCCACGACCACCGGCCTGTCGAAGGGATTCCTCAGCCGTGTCGAGCGGGACGAGACCTCACCGAGCGTGTCGACGCTCGTGCAGCTGTGCCAGGTGCTGTCCCTGCCGATGGGTGCGCTGTTCGCCGAGCCCGAAGTGCAGCGCGTGACCTGGGACGATGCTCCCCGCGTCAATCTCGGTGGCGTCCACGTCGACGATCGACTCCTCTCGCCGCGTTCCGAACAGCGGGTACAGCTGCTGCGATCCGAGCTCGCCGCCGACGCCCACGGGGGCCGCGAACTCTACACGATCAACTGCGACGTCGAGGTGGTCCACGTCGTCACGGGCCGGATGACCGTGCGGTTCGCCGATCGAACGGTCTCGCTCTCGCCGGGCGACGCCCTGACCTTCCCGGGCCGCGAACCCCACACATGGGAGGTCGACGGCGGCGCCCCCGCGGTCGTCCTCTGGGTCATCGTCCCGGCCCCCTGGAGCGGCTCCGCCTGA
- a CDS encoding AarF/UbiB family protein translates to MTDARRMRARYRRITRFALRVMLQTWWWELFLPRFGLTALVARGRARRMRRIAQRFHALAVDLGGLMIKVGQFLSSRLDILPPEITKELEGLQDEVPPVAFDRIRALAESELGVPLEQAFSFVDPQPVAAASLGQAHRARLSTADAELAGFTDVVVKVQRPGIDQIVDVDLRALRKVGVWLSRVSLVSRRVDMPELVEEFAETSLQEIDYLQEGVNGERFARDFADDSRVATPAVVWERSTRRVLTLQDVTAIKINDREALVAAGIDPTDVALAFASVMFQQLFGNGYFHADPHPGNIFVTPSASEPGTAEEGGAEGWTLTFIDFGMMGQVPDSLRAGLRRLVIAVAARDGVGLVDSIREVGVLLPSADTAELERAMTQLFARFGGMGFAELAEVDPREFRDFAIEFGDLVRALPFQLPENFLLVIRAMSLTSGVSSALDPAFNIWEAVEPYAATLLREERGNVVQAVTRQAVDTVGLVARLPRRIDKLATRMEEGRLAVDAPRVDRRLARLERLGRRLLSAVLFGALLIGGILLRPDDPVFGTILLIASVPPLLHALLAGVLGSRGPV, encoded by the coding sequence ATGACCGACGCCCGACGGATGCGCGCTCGCTACCGCCGCATCACCCGCTTCGCGCTGCGCGTCATGCTGCAGACGTGGTGGTGGGAGCTGTTCCTTCCGAGGTTCGGACTCACCGCCCTCGTGGCGCGCGGGCGCGCGCGGCGGATGCGACGGATCGCCCAGCGCTTCCACGCGCTCGCCGTGGACCTCGGCGGTCTCATGATCAAGGTGGGCCAGTTCCTCTCGTCCCGGCTCGACATCCTGCCGCCCGAGATCACGAAGGAACTGGAGGGCCTGCAGGACGAAGTGCCCCCGGTCGCGTTCGACCGGATCCGTGCGTTGGCCGAGAGCGAGCTCGGCGTGCCGCTCGAGCAGGCTTTCTCGTTCGTCGACCCGCAACCGGTCGCCGCGGCCTCGCTCGGGCAGGCGCACCGGGCGCGGCTGTCGACCGCTGACGCTGAGCTCGCCGGGTTCACCGACGTCGTGGTCAAGGTCCAGCGCCCCGGCATCGACCAGATCGTCGACGTCGACCTGCGGGCGCTGCGCAAAGTCGGCGTGTGGCTCAGCAGGGTGTCGCTGGTCTCGCGGCGGGTGGACATGCCGGAGCTCGTCGAGGAGTTCGCCGAGACGTCGCTGCAGGAGATCGACTACCTGCAGGAGGGCGTCAACGGTGAGCGATTCGCGCGGGATTTCGCCGATGACTCCCGCGTGGCGACGCCCGCGGTCGTGTGGGAGCGATCGACCCGGCGCGTCCTGACGCTCCAGGACGTGACGGCGATCAAGATCAACGACCGCGAGGCGCTCGTCGCCGCGGGGATCGACCCCACCGACGTCGCGTTGGCCTTCGCCTCGGTGATGTTCCAGCAGCTGTTCGGCAACGGCTACTTCCACGCCGACCCGCATCCGGGGAACATCTTCGTCACCCCCTCGGCGAGTGAGCCCGGTACCGCGGAGGAGGGCGGGGCGGAGGGCTGGACGCTCACCTTCATCGATTTCGGGATGATGGGCCAGGTCCCCGATTCGCTTCGCGCCGGGCTTCGGCGCCTCGTGATCGCCGTCGCGGCGCGCGATGGCGTGGGCCTCGTCGACAGCATCCGCGAGGTCGGGGTTCTGCTTCCCTCGGCCGACACCGCCGAGCTCGAGCGAGCCATGACGCAGCTGTTCGCGCGGTTCGGCGGCATGGGGTTCGCCGAGCTCGCCGAGGTCGATCCCCGCGAATTCCGTGACTTCGCGATCGAGTTCGGCGATCTCGTCCGGGCGCTTCCCTTCCAGCTGCCGGAGAACTTCCTCCTGGTCATCCGGGCGATGTCGCTCACCTCCGGTGTGTCGAGTGCGCTCGACCCCGCCTTCAACATCTGGGAGGCCGTCGAGCCGTACGCCGCCACCCTGTTGCGCGAGGAGCGGGGCAACGTCGTGCAGGCCGTCACGCGTCAGGCGGTCGACACCGTGGGGCTCGTCGCGCGCCTCCCGCGCCGGATCGACAAGCTCGCCACCCGTATGGAGGAGGGGCGCCTCGCGGTCGACGCGCCGCGGGTCGACCGTCGCCTCGCGCGGCTCGAGCGCCTCGGGCGTCGCCTTCTCTCGGCGGTGCTGTTCGGTGCCCTCCTCATCGGCGGCATCCTGCTCCGACCCGACGATCCGGTGTTCGGAACGATCCTCCTCATCGCCTCAGTGCCGCCGCTTCTGCATGCGCTCCTGGCGGGCGTCCTCGGTTCCCGCGGACCGGTCTGA
- a CDS encoding nuclear transport factor 2 family protein yields MRTPTHDEVIQAAAEIVDAYAATDGGRYFSLFAPSATFLFHTEPRRLDDRAAYERLWDSWIGEGWRVVSCVSSDPLVQLHPGFAVFTHTVDTTVATEGGEESFRERETIVFAVEDAQLVAVHEHLSPLS; encoded by the coding sequence ATGAGGACCCCGACGCATGACGAGGTGATCCAGGCCGCGGCCGAGATCGTCGACGCCTACGCCGCCACCGACGGCGGGCGGTACTTCTCCCTGTTCGCGCCCTCGGCGACCTTCCTCTTCCACACCGAGCCGCGGCGGCTCGACGACCGCGCCGCCTACGAGCGGCTCTGGGACTCGTGGATCGGCGAGGGATGGCGCGTCGTGTCGTGCGTCTCGTCCGATCCGCTCGTGCAGCTCCACCCGGGGTTCGCCGTCTTCACCCACACCGTGGACACCACGGTGGCGACCGAAGGCGGTGAGGAGTCCTTCCGCGAGCGCGAGACCATCGTCTTCGCCGTCGAGGACGCACAGCTCGTCGCCGTCCACGAACACCTCTCGCCTCTCAGCTGA
- a CDS encoding glucose-6-phosphate dehydrogenase — protein sequence MRVASSADWRDALPFDTPVPAADVAPGDPARCSGCPAEVAAWERTALFAVKHRHPNHHSGFVRFYCAAHVPAVTPPPPAAPAPVRKARAPRAPREQTTPQRRVVEDKPRPVCPDCFIEVSATGICGMCGERIA from the coding sequence ATGAGAGTCGCATCCTCAGCGGACTGGCGAGACGCCCTCCCGTTCGACACCCCCGTCCCCGCCGCCGACGTCGCTCCCGGCGATCCCGCGCGCTGCTCGGGGTGCCCGGCCGAGGTGGCGGCGTGGGAACGCACCGCGCTCTTCGCGGTCAAGCACCGTCATCCGAATCATCACTCGGGGTTCGTCCGCTTCTACTGCGCCGCGCACGTGCCGGCTGTGACGCCCCCTCCACCAGCCGCGCCGGCACCGGTCCGCAAGGCGCGAGCTCCCCGTGCGCCGCGCGAGCAGACGACGCCGCAACGCCGGGTGGTGGAGGACAAACCCCGGCCGGTGTGCCCCGACTGCTTCATCGAGGTGTCGGCGACCGGGATCTGCGGCATGTGCGGCGAGCGGATCGCCTGA
- a CDS encoding ACT domain-containing protein produces MAILVLTLVGTDRAGLVAAVAEVIDAHGGNWEHSELAELAGAFAGVVQVSVPEERLDDLQAALDAVPGLVTVSVPGEGGGAPHDTTSRRLSFTVLGNDHPGIVHEISAALGSHGVSIDRMRTETRDAAMAGGRLFEATVSAVVPPSVEVAAVIADLERIAAELQVDVAARD; encoded by the coding sequence ATGGCGATCCTCGTGCTCACCCTCGTCGGAACCGACCGCGCCGGCCTCGTGGCCGCGGTGGCCGAGGTGATCGACGCCCACGGCGGCAACTGGGAGCACAGCGAGCTGGCAGAGCTCGCCGGGGCCTTCGCCGGCGTCGTGCAGGTGTCGGTGCCCGAGGAGCGACTCGACGACCTGCAGGCGGCTCTGGATGCGGTCCCTGGGCTCGTCACGGTGAGTGTGCCGGGGGAAGGGGGCGGTGCGCCGCACGACACGACGTCGCGCCGCCTGTCTTTCACCGTGCTCGGCAATGATCACCCGGGGATCGTCCACGAGATCTCCGCAGCCCTCGGCTCCCACGGCGTGAGCATCGACCGGATGAGGACCGAGACCCGCGATGCGGCGATGGCCGGCGGTCGCCTGTTCGAGGCGACCGTCTCGGCCGTGGTGCCGCCCTCGGTCGAGGTCGCCGCGGTCATCGCCGACCTCGAGCGGATCGCCGCCGAGCTCCAGGTCGACGTCGCCGCGCGCGACTGA